In one window of Deinococcus apachensis DSM 19763 DNA:
- a CDS encoding 1,4-dihydroxy-6-naphthoate synthase, translating into MTSAISPLDLGYSFCPNDTFIFYALHAGRVASPLPVREVLEDVQTLNEWARVGRLPVTKISYRAYFDVMEQYVALRAGGALGRGVGPLVVAREELGDLNGRLVASPGAQTTAELLLRLAYPDVRLTHLRYDEVMPAVARGEVDAGLIIHESRFTYAEHGLVKLLDLGAWWEGETGLPLPLGAILVRRDLPLDIQRGLNAAVRASLEYAYKHPAEPMDYIRQHALEMSDDVMRAHIDLYVNAFSLDVGGEGERAVRELHRRAVGMGAVPPSDLPLFVERA; encoded by the coding sequence ATGACCTCTGCCATCTCTCCCCTCGACCTGGGCTACTCCTTCTGCCCGAACGACACCTTCATCTTCTACGCGCTCCACGCCGGGCGGGTCGCCTCGCCGCTCCCCGTGCGCGAGGTGCTGGAGGACGTGCAGACGCTGAACGAGTGGGCGAGGGTGGGTAGGCTACCCGTGACCAAGATCAGCTACCGGGCCTACTTCGATGTGATGGAGCAGTATGTGGCGCTGCGGGCGGGCGGGGCGCTGGGACGCGGCGTGGGGCCGCTCGTCGTCGCGCGGGAGGAGCTGGGCGACTTGAACGGGCGGCTGGTGGCTTCTCCCGGGGCGCAGACCACTGCCGAACTGCTGCTGCGCCTCGCCTACCCGGACGTGCGCCTGACTCACCTGCGTTACGACGAGGTGATGCCCGCCGTCGCCCGCGGCGAGGTGGACGCCGGGCTGATCATCCACGAGTCGCGCTTCACGTACGCGGAGCATGGCCTCGTGAAATTGCTCGACCTGGGCGCGTGGTGGGAGGGCGAGACGGGCCTTCCGCTCCCCCTGGGCGCGATCCTCGTCCGGCGCGATCTCCCGCTCGACATTCAGCGCGGCCTGAATGCGGCGGTGCGGGCCAGCCTGGAATACGCCTACAAGCACCCCGCCGAACCGATGGACTACATCCGCCAGCACGCCCTGGAGATGAGCGACGACGTGATGCGCGCCCACATCGATCTGTACGTAAACGCCTTCAGCCTGGACGTGGGCGGGGAGGGCGAGCGGGCCGTGCGCGAATTGCACCGACGGGCGGTGGGGATGGGGGCGGTGCCGCCTTCGGACCTTCCGCTGTTCGTGGAGCGGGCTTGA